One Streptomyces sp. NBC_00554 DNA segment encodes these proteins:
- a CDS encoding TetR/AcrR family transcriptional regulator, translating into MAAMTTQIPGRREAPSRADVNRRRILDVALVELLRDPDASMDQIARAAGVVRRTVYGHFPSREALICTLFDSAVEAVEVAHAAVRAGAGGPAESLVRSTLAVWEIADRYRLLVALAQRSVTPQGIHERLAPVREASVDVLRRGLEQGVFQSPLSATALAYVHEQMLFALMEAVNDGLLAAEEAGRSAVVTMLTAAGVPASHATELVAKLSD; encoded by the coding sequence ATGGCCGCCATGACCACCCAGATCCCCGGCCGCAGGGAAGCCCCCAGCCGCGCGGATGTGAACCGCCGCCGCATCCTTGACGTCGCGCTCGTCGAGCTGCTGCGTGACCCCGACGCGTCGATGGACCAGATCGCACGGGCCGCGGGCGTCGTACGGCGGACGGTGTACGGGCATTTCCCGAGCCGTGAGGCGTTGATCTGCACGCTGTTCGACAGCGCGGTGGAGGCGGTGGAGGTGGCGCACGCGGCGGTTCGTGCAGGTGCCGGGGGGCCGGCGGAGTCGCTCGTCCGGTCGACGCTCGCCGTCTGGGAGATCGCCGACCGCTACCGGCTGCTGGTCGCGCTCGCCCAGCGCAGCGTCACGCCCCAGGGCATCCACGAGCGCCTCGCACCCGTACGCGAGGCCAGTGTGGACGTGCTCCGGCGCGGCCTGGAACAGGGCGTTTTCCAGTCCCCGCTGTCCGCGACGGCACTCGCCTACGTACACGAGCAGATGCTGTTCGCCCTCATGGAGGCGGTGAACGACGGTCTGCTGGCAGCGGAAGAGGCGGGCCGCTCCGCCGTGGTCACCATGTTGACCGCGGCGGGCGTACCCGCCTCACACGCCACCGAGCTGGTGGCGAAGCTGAGCGACTGA
- a CDS encoding cation:dicarboxylate symporter family transporter: MPTTSSRRAAVASTPQTAPAAPAAKRDRTHYLYIAVIGAVILGIAVGLIAPDFAVELKPIGTGFVNLIKMMISPIIFCTIVLGIGSVRKAAKVGAVGGIALGYFLVMSLVALTIGLVVGNILDPGTGLQVTDAVKEAGQGQVSAEALPPVEFVLSIIPTTMISAFTEGQVLQTLLVALLAGFALQAMGSAGQPILRGVEHIQRLVFRILAMVMWAAPLGAFGAIAAVTGSAGLDALKSLAVLMLGFYATCFLFVFIVLGTLLRVVAGLNILTLFKYLGREFLLILSTSSSESALPRLIAKMEHVGVSKPVVGITIPTGYSFNLDGTMIYMTMASLYIADALGTPMSLGEQIPLLLFLLVASKGAAGVSGAGLATLAGGLQSHKPALVDGIGLIVGIDRFMSEARALTNFAGNAVATVLIGTWTKEIDMDRVNRVLAGELPFDEKTLLDEDEDSAVPADAEVPEQGGEKELAKA, encoded by the coding sequence ATGCCGACGACGTCGTCAAGGAGGGCAGCCGTGGCCAGCACCCCGCAAACCGCACCTGCCGCACCCGCCGCAAAGCGGGACCGCACCCACTATCTCTACATCGCCGTGATCGGCGCCGTGATCCTCGGTATCGCCGTGGGCCTGATCGCTCCCGACTTCGCGGTCGAGCTCAAGCCCATCGGCACCGGCTTCGTGAACCTCATCAAGATGATGATCTCCCCCATCATCTTCTGCACGATCGTGCTGGGCATCGGCTCGGTACGGAAGGCTGCCAAGGTCGGCGCCGTCGGCGGTATCGCGCTCGGCTACTTCCTGGTCATGTCGCTGGTGGCTCTCACCATCGGCCTGGTCGTCGGCAACATCCTGGACCCGGGTACGGGCCTCCAGGTGACCGACGCGGTCAAGGAAGCCGGTCAGGGACAGGTGTCGGCCGAGGCGCTGCCGCCGGTCGAGTTCGTGCTGTCGATCATCCCGACCACGATGATCTCCGCGTTCACCGAGGGCCAGGTCCTGCAGACCCTCCTCGTGGCGCTGCTCGCCGGGTTCGCGCTGCAGGCCATGGGATCGGCCGGACAGCCCATCCTGCGCGGAGTCGAGCACATCCAGCGGCTCGTCTTCCGCATCCTCGCCATGGTGATGTGGGCGGCCCCGCTCGGTGCCTTCGGCGCCATCGCGGCCGTCACCGGTTCCGCCGGTCTGGACGCGCTCAAGAGCCTCGCCGTCCTGATGCTCGGCTTCTACGCCACCTGCTTCCTCTTCGTCTTCATCGTGCTCGGCACGCTGCTGCGCGTCGTCGCGGGCCTGAACATCCTCACGCTCTTCAAGTACCTGGGCCGTGAGTTCCTGCTGATCCTCTCCACCTCCTCCTCCGAGTCCGCCCTCCCGCGGCTCATCGCGAAGATGGAGCACGTCGGTGTCAGCAAGCCGGTGGTCGGCATCACCATCCCGACCGGCTACTCCTTCAACCTCGACGGCACCATGATCTACATGACCATGGCCTCGCTCTACATCGCCGACGCCCTGGGCACCCCGATGTCGCTCGGGGAGCAGATCCCGCTGCTGCTCTTCCTCCTCGTCGCCTCCAAGGGCGCCGCGGGCGTCAGTGGCGCGGGTCTCGCGACCCTGGCCGGCGGTCTGCAGTCGCACAAGCCCGCCCTCGTGGACGGCATCGGCCTCATCGTCGGCATCGACCGCTTCATGAGCGAGGCGCGCGCCCTGACGAACTTCGCGGGCAACGCGGTCGCCACCGTCCTGATCGGCACCTGGACCAAGGAGATCGACATGGACCGGGTGAACCGCGTCCTCGCCGGTGAGCTGCCGTTCGACGAGAAGACCCTGCTGGACGAGGACGAGGACAGCGCGGTTCCGGCCGACGCCGAGGTCCCGGAGCAGGGCGGCGAGAAGGAACTCGCCAAGGCGTAA
- a CDS encoding ATP-binding protein translates to MRFPRVPKPRSLAGQLFGMQAVLIAVLVAGYALFSYVTDRGQAEDAAGRQAMAVAGAVADSPSVREAIRTPKPTKTLQPYALQVQKDTGVDFVTIMNTNGIRWTHPDETLIGKHFLGHIGPALEGTPFTETYTGTLGPSVRAVTPIWDNGKIVGLVSAGIKVEAISARVQEQVTALIGVAAAALALGGLGTYVINARLRRSTHGMNAAELSHMHDYHQAALHAVREGLLMLDGQFKVALINDGGRELLGVSGDVVGRSVAELGLPAPLTGALLSAEPRVDEVHLTAERVLVVNTSPVSGGERRGTVVTLRDVTELQSLMGELDSERGFTLALRSQAHEAANRLHTVVSLIELDRAEEAVDFATAELELAQTLTDQVVAAVSEPVLAALLLGKAAQANERGVELVVSQDSAIDDGLLPDSLSARDLVTVLGNLIDNAVDAAQGTTGARVTVTAFTDADGLVLRVADTGAGVAPAHAEAVFQRGWSTKPSGPGGRGLGLALVRQAVGRHDGTLTVTEAAGGGAEFEARLPLPTVSSAARAAAPDAEASAAPTRQQDDRPESAQPALPGGDV, encoded by the coding sequence ATGCGCTTCCCCCGCGTCCCCAAACCCCGCAGCCTCGCCGGTCAGCTCTTCGGCATGCAGGCCGTGCTGATCGCGGTGCTCGTCGCCGGGTACGCGCTGTTCAGCTACGTCACCGACCGCGGCCAGGCCGAGGACGCGGCGGGCCGCCAGGCCATGGCTGTCGCCGGCGCGGTGGCGGACTCCCCTTCGGTACGCGAGGCGATCCGCACCCCCAAGCCGACGAAGACGCTCCAGCCGTACGCCCTCCAGGTCCAGAAGGACACGGGGGTCGACTTCGTCACGATCATGAACACGAACGGCATCCGCTGGACCCACCCCGACGAGACGCTGATAGGGAAGCACTTCCTGGGGCACATCGGTCCGGCGCTGGAGGGCACGCCCTTCACGGAGACGTACACCGGCACCCTCGGCCCGTCCGTCCGCGCGGTCACGCCCATCTGGGACAACGGCAAGATCGTCGGTCTTGTCAGCGCGGGCATCAAGGTCGAGGCGATCAGTGCCCGTGTGCAGGAACAGGTGACGGCGCTCATCGGGGTCGCTGCGGCCGCGCTGGCCCTGGGCGGTCTCGGCACGTACGTCATCAACGCCCGGCTGCGCCGCTCCACCCACGGGATGAACGCGGCCGAGCTGAGCCACATGCACGACTACCACCAGGCCGCGCTGCACGCCGTACGCGAGGGTCTGCTGATGCTGGACGGGCAGTTCAAGGTGGCGCTGATCAACGACGGCGGGCGGGAGCTCCTCGGCGTGAGCGGCGATGTGGTCGGCCGTTCCGTGGCCGAACTCGGGCTGCCCGCACCGCTGACGGGCGCGCTGCTCTCGGCGGAGCCGCGGGTGGACGAGGTCCACCTGACCGCCGAGCGCGTACTCGTCGTGAACACCTCCCCCGTCTCCGGCGGCGAACGCCGCGGCACCGTCGTGACCTTGCGCGACGTGACCGAACTCCAGTCCCTGATGGGCGAGTTGGACTCAGAGCGCGGCTTCACCCTGGCGCTGCGCTCGCAGGCGCACGAGGCCGCGAACCGTCTCCACACGGTGGTGTCGCTCATCGAACTGGACCGTGCCGAGGAGGCCGTCGACTTCGCCACGGCGGAACTGGAACTGGCCCAGACGCTCACCGACCAGGTGGTCGCGGCGGTCAGCGAGCCGGTCCTCGCCGCGCTGCTCCTGGGCAAGGCGGCCCAGGCCAACGAGCGGGGCGTGGAACTGGTGGTGTCCCAGGACAGCGCCATCGACGACGGGCTCCTGCCGGACTCACTCTCCGCCCGCGACCTGGTCACCGTCCTGGGGAATCTCATCGACAACGCGGTCGACGCGGCGCAGGGTACGACGGGGGCACGCGTCACGGTGACGGCGTTCACCGACGCCGACGGGCTGGTGCTGCGGGTCGCCGACACCGGTGCGGGGGTTGCTCCCGCCCACGCGGAAGCCGTCTTCCAGCGCGGTTGGTCGACCAAGCCGTCGGGGCCCGGCGGGCGGGGGCTCGGACTGGCTCTCGTACGGCAGGCCGTGGGCAGGCACGACGGTACGTTGACGGTGACGGAGGCCGCCGGGGGCGGGGCGGAGTTCGAGGCCCGACTGCCATTGCCTACGGTGTCCTCGGCGGCGAGGGCCGCGGCGCCCGATGCCGAAGCATCCGCCGCGCCGACCCGACAGCAGGACGACCGGCCCGAATCCGCCCAGCCCGCCTTGCCAGGAGGCGACGTATGA
- a CDS encoding response regulator: MTPDPRGTTTDTIRVLVVEDDPVAADAHVMYVGRVPGFTAVGKAHTGAEARRALDRTPVDLLLLDLHLPDVHGLQLARSLRAAGYHADVIAVTSARDLAVVREGVSLGVVQYVLKPFTFATLRDRLIRYAEFHAAAGEASGQDEVDRALATLRAPGPAALPKGLSAPTLERVTVALRDCAEGLTAAGVAESVGISRITARRYLEHLVESGRAARSPQYGQVGRPELQYRWVKG; this comes from the coding sequence ATGACGCCCGACCCCAGAGGTACGACGACCGACACCATCCGCGTGCTCGTCGTCGAGGACGATCCGGTCGCCGCCGACGCGCATGTCATGTACGTGGGCCGCGTGCCGGGCTTCACGGCGGTCGGGAAGGCACACACGGGTGCTGAGGCGCGGCGGGCACTGGACCGTACGCCGGTGGATCTGCTGTTGCTCGACCTGCATCTGCCGGACGTGCACGGGCTGCAGCTCGCCCGTTCCCTGCGTGCCGCCGGCTATCACGCGGACGTGATCGCGGTGACGTCGGCGAGGGATCTGGCGGTCGTACGGGAGGGTGTGTCGCTCGGGGTCGTCCAGTACGTGCTGAAGCCCTTCACCTTCGCCACCTTGCGGGACCGGCTGATCCGGTACGCGGAGTTCCACGCGGCGGCGGGCGAGGCGAGCGGTCAGGACGAGGTGGACCGCGCCCTGGCCACCCTGCGCGCACCGGGCCCGGCCGCGCTCCCCAAGGGCCTGAGCGCCCCGACACTCGAACGTGTCACCGTCGCTCTGCGGGACTGCGCCGAGGGCCTGACCGCGGCCGGGGTCGCCGAGTCGGTCGGCATCTCCCGGATCACGGCCCGGCGGTACCTGGAGCACCTGGTGGAGTCGGGCCGGGCCGCGCGGAGTCCGCAGTACGGGCAGGTGGGGCGGCCGGAGTTGCAGTACCGGTGGGTGAAGGGGTGA
- a CDS encoding extracellular solute-binding protein, whose amino-acid sequence MPVRPTAAPLLLVTLLTATTLTACGSGSGSDPDTVKVSFKQSTDNSIKVMDTYLGEMKKQFEKANPGKKIELVPIKAPDSEYYTKLQQMLRSPKTAPDLVYEDTFLINSDITSGYLKPLDTYLDKWADWDQFIDTAKTAAKAEDGKTYGVPDGTDTRGLWFDKGIFAKAGLPSDWQPKTWDEVLDAARTIKEKVPGVTPLNIYTGKPAGEAATMQGFEMLLYGTGDGSADPLYDTASKKWIAGSQAFKDSLGFVETVYKEKLGLDVSDALDPNIATRVRGELLPEGKLGINLDGSWLPQDWLEGAGHAWPEWSEKLGLAAMPTQNGQAPGKVSMSGGWTWSIPSKASNPDLAFKFIETMQTKANAQKWYIANSGIAVRKDVAADPAYVDAQPGIKFFTDLVASTHYRPAYPAYPKVSTAIQEAMEGVTTGDSSVDKAASGYDEELKTATDDQVITK is encoded by the coding sequence CTGCCCGTGCGCCCCACCGCCGCCCCACTTCTCCTCGTCACGCTGCTCACCGCCACCACGCTCACCGCTTGCGGATCGGGTTCCGGCAGCGATCCGGACACCGTGAAGGTCTCGTTCAAACAGTCCACGGACAACTCCATCAAGGTGATGGACACCTATCTGGGCGAGATGAAGAAGCAGTTCGAGAAGGCGAACCCCGGCAAGAAGATAGAGCTCGTCCCGATCAAGGCCCCGGACTCCGAGTACTACACGAAGCTCCAGCAGATGCTGCGGTCACCGAAGACGGCCCCCGACCTGGTCTACGAGGACACCTTCCTCATCAACTCGGACATCACCAGCGGGTACTTGAAGCCCCTCGACACCTACCTCGACAAGTGGGCGGACTGGGACCAGTTCATCGACACGGCCAAGACGGCGGCCAAGGCCGAGGACGGGAAGACGTACGGCGTCCCGGACGGGACGGACACCCGGGGACTCTGGTTCGACAAGGGCATCTTCGCGAAGGCGGGCCTGCCGAGCGACTGGCAGCCGAAGACGTGGGACGAGGTCCTCGACGCGGCCCGCACGATCAAGGAGAAGGTCCCCGGCGTCACGCCCCTCAACATCTACACGGGCAAGCCGGCCGGTGAAGCCGCCACCATGCAGGGCTTCGAGATGCTGCTGTACGGCACGGGGGACGGCTCCGCGGACCCCCTGTACGACACCGCCTCCAAGAAGTGGATCGCCGGCAGCCAGGCCTTCAAGGACTCTCTCGGATTCGTCGAGACGGTCTACAAGGAGAAGCTCGGCCTCGACGTCTCCGACGCCCTCGACCCCAACATCGCGACGAGGGTCCGCGGCGAGCTGCTGCCCGAGGGCAAGCTCGGCATCAACCTCGACGGCAGCTGGCTCCCGCAGGACTGGCTGGAGGGCGCGGGCCACGCATGGCCCGAGTGGTCCGAGAAACTCGGCCTCGCCGCCATGCCCACGCAGAACGGCCAGGCCCCCGGCAAGGTGAGCATGTCCGGCGGCTGGACCTGGTCCATCCCGTCCAAGGCCTCCAACCCCGACCTGGCCTTCAAGTTCATCGAGACGATGCAGACCAAGGCGAACGCCCAGAAGTGGTACATCGCCAACTCCGGTATCGCGGTACGGAAGGACGTCGCCGCCGACCCCGCGTACGTGGACGCGCAGCCCGGCATCAAGTTCTTCACGGACCTGGTCGCGAGCACGCACTACCGGCCCGCGTACCCGGCATACCCGAAGGTCTCGACCGCCATCCAGGAGGCCATGGAGGGCGTGACGACGGGTGACAGTTCGGTGGACAAGGCGGCGAGCGGGTACGACGAGGAGTTGAAGACAGCCACCGACGACCAAGTGATCACCAAGTGA
- a CDS encoding carbohydrate ABC transporter permease, which yields MDTRVAPQVRPPDPSGAKVASPRRGGLRRSLVRALPVSPAVILLLLFLAGPIGYCAYIAFTDLQLTGQAQSSFVGFDNFRAAFEDEAFLNAVWLTLVFTVLSSLVGQNTLGLALAALMQRASKPVRTVVGGIVVTAWVLPEVVAGFLLYAFFRREGTLNAILDWLHLPSQNWLFTLPILAVSFANVWRGTAFSMLVYSAALNEIPKEITEAAEVDGAGGWRRMWHITLPMIRRSIGTNLMLNTLQTLSVFGLIWVMTRGGPSGKSQTLPLFMYEQAFQKSMIGYGTAVALLLLVVGSLFSVVYMRLLRTEV from the coding sequence GTGGATACGCGGGTGGCGCCCCAGGTCCGCCCCCCGGATCCCTCAGGCGCGAAGGTCGCCTCCCCTCGCCGGGGAGGCCTCCGCCGCTCCCTCGTCCGCGCTCTCCCCGTCTCCCCCGCCGTCATCCTCCTGCTCCTCTTCCTCGCGGGCCCGATCGGCTACTGCGCCTACATCGCCTTCACAGACCTGCAGTTGACGGGCCAGGCCCAGTCGTCGTTCGTCGGCTTCGACAACTTCCGGGCGGCGTTCGAGGACGAGGCGTTCCTCAACGCGGTCTGGCTGACGCTGGTGTTCACGGTGCTGTCGTCGCTGGTCGGGCAGAACACGCTGGGCCTTGCGCTGGCCGCACTCATGCAGCGGGCGTCGAAGCCGGTGCGGACGGTGGTGGGCGGGATCGTCGTCACGGCGTGGGTGCTGCCGGAGGTGGTGGCGGGGTTTCTGCTGTACGCCTTCTTCCGGCGGGAAGGGACGTTGAACGCCATCCTCGACTGGCTCCATCTCCCGTCCCAGAACTGGCTGTTCACGCTGCCGATCCTGGCTGTGTCATTCGCGAATGTGTGGCGGGGTACGGCTTTCTCGATGCTCGTCTATTCGGCCGCGCTGAACGAAATCCCGAAGGAGATCACGGAGGCGGCGGAGGTGGACGGGGCGGGGGGCTGGCGGCGGATGTGGCACATCACGCTGCCGATGATTCGGCGGTCGATCGGTACGAATCTGATGCTCAACACCTTGCAGACGCTCTCGGTGTTCGGGCTGATCTGGGTGATGACCCGGGGTGGGCCGAGCGGCAAGAGCCAGACCCTTCCGCTGTTCATGTACGAGCAGGCATTCCAGAAGAGCATGATCGGGTACGGGACTGCGGTGGCGTTGCTGCTGTTGGTCGTCGGCTCGCTGTTCTCGGTCGTGTATATGCGGCTGCTGCGGACGGAGGTCTGA
- a CDS encoding carbohydrate ABC transporter permease: protein MAIPVARTTARPTVRTPLKSRRANRRLAADAGLLVLAAAFALPLVWVVLSSLDPHAGLKVQVPDGVTLDNFDAVLTPDITFTPLLNSLILCGGGTLLTVVCSTLAAYPLSRFRSRLNRPFLLTILFATSLPITAIMVPVYALFVQVNLIDTVQGTIFFFAASQLPFAIWLMKNFMDGVPKELEEAAWTDGASSLQSLVRIVLPLMGPGVAVVTVFSFVMMWGNFFVPFMLLLTPDQMPASVSINEFFGNRGTVVYGQLAAFSIIYSTPVILLYVLVARRLGGGFALGGAVKG from the coding sequence ATGGCAATCCCGGTAGCTCGTACGACCGCTCGCCCGACCGTTCGTACGCCCCTCAAGTCCCGCCGTGCCAACCGGCGTCTGGCGGCGGATGCGGGGCTCCTCGTACTGGCCGCCGCGTTCGCGCTGCCGCTGGTGTGGGTGGTCCTGTCCTCGCTGGACCCGCACGCGGGCCTGAAGGTGCAGGTCCCGGACGGCGTCACGCTGGACAACTTCGACGCGGTCCTGACGCCGGACATCACGTTCACGCCGCTGCTCAACAGCCTGATCCTGTGCGGGGGCGGGACGCTGCTGACGGTGGTGTGCTCGACCCTGGCCGCCTATCCGCTGTCACGGTTCCGGTCGCGGCTGAACCGGCCCTTCCTGCTGACCATTCTGTTCGCGACGAGTCTGCCGATCACGGCGATCATGGTGCCGGTGTACGCACTCTTCGTCCAGGTGAACCTGATCGACACCGTGCAGGGCACGATCTTCTTCTTCGCGGCTTCTCAACTTCCTTTTGCTATTTGGCTGATGAAGAACTTCATGGATGGCGTGCCGAAGGAGCTGGAGGAAGCCGCCTGGACTGACGGGGCTTCGTCCCTTCAGTCGCTGGTGCGGATTGTGCTGCCGCTGATGGGGCCGGGGGTGGCTGTGGTGACGGTGTTCTCATTCGTGATGATGTGGGGGAACTTCTTTGTGCCGTTCATGTTGCTGCTTACGCCGGATCAGATGCCGGCGTCTGTGAGCATCAATGAGTTCTTCGGGAATCGGGGGACTGTGGTTTATGGGCAGTTGGCGGCGTTCTCGATTATTTATTCGACGCCGGTGATTTTGTTGTATGTGTTGGTGGCGAGGCGGTTGGGTGGGGGGTTTGCTTTGGGGGGGGCGGTTAAGGGGTGA
- a CDS encoding tetratricopeptide repeat protein, which produces MTTEYGGDHLDFRDGKFTGPFTAKAEYREHAPAPTALDALPARAVGFTGRDSELRALLDAFDPSASGAGPEAVVVAAVSGLGGIGKTALAVEAGYEACGKGWFPGGVLFLDLHGYDEEPVTADRALEALLRALSTELEHVPTGVDARAALYRSALAARARERGPVLVLADNASSPTQVRPLLPGSGTGHRLLVTSRDRLPQLGARLLALDELTPQEAYDLLDRALRIAQPADSRVADDAEAAEKLAALCGHLPLALQIAAALLVVDRDKPVGELVTELSESRDLLGHLNDGERSVRAAFDLSYKRLPPEQARLLRLLALVPGPDAGNEVVAVLVGADAPPVQDLEALVRVHLVERGRASGRCRWRLHDLVRVFGVGVMAGDAGLVEEGEAARRRVLGFYYGWADAADDWLRWLPGMAVPGRFGGRVEALAWLDGERAGLVAAVGWAERERFAGTAVRLALCLAEYLDWRRYFDDWVVVGRAALEAAGRSGDRTAEADAWTNLGVALRVAGRVAEAVEALTRARDLSQAVGDRHREAVAWGNLGIALREAGRVAEAVEALTRARDLSQAVGDRHREAVAWGNLGVALHEAGRVAEAIDAHTRARDLYQVVGDRHHEATAWHGLGDALDEAGRVAEAVEGYGKALEVYREFEDWYRTGLVLHSLALVHESAGRLAEARACWLQAADAYTQAGDNAEADEARTRAEQQQ; this is translated from the coding sequence ATGACGACCGAGTACGGCGGGGACCATCTTGACTTCCGGGACGGGAAGTTCACGGGTCCCTTCACGGCGAAAGCGGAGTACCGCGAGCATGCTCCGGCGCCCACCGCGCTGGACGCCCTCCCCGCGCGGGCGGTCGGCTTCACCGGCCGGGACAGTGAACTGCGGGCCCTGCTGGACGCGTTCGACCCGTCCGCGTCCGGCGCCGGCCCGGAGGCGGTGGTGGTCGCCGCGGTGTCCGGGCTCGGCGGTATCGGCAAGACCGCGCTCGCGGTGGAGGCGGGATATGAGGCGTGCGGGAAGGGCTGGTTCCCGGGTGGGGTGCTCTTCCTGGACCTGCACGGGTACGACGAGGAACCTGTCACCGCCGACCGCGCCCTAGAGGCGCTGCTGCGGGCGCTGAGTACCGAGCTGGAGCACGTCCCGACCGGGGTGGACGCGCGAGCTGCGCTCTACCGCTCGGCCCTCGCCGCCCGTGCCCGCGAGCGGGGCCCGGTACTGGTCCTGGCCGACAATGCATCCTCGCCGACTCAGGTGCGGCCCCTGCTGCCCGGAAGCGGCACGGGGCACCGGCTCCTGGTCACCTCTCGGGACCGGCTGCCCCAACTCGGTGCGCGGCTACTGGCGTTGGACGAGCTGACGCCGCAGGAGGCGTACGACCTCCTCGACCGCGCCCTGCGGATCGCTCAGCCCGCCGACAGCCGCGTCGCGGATGACGCCGAGGCGGCCGAGAAACTCGCCGCTCTCTGTGGGCACCTGCCGCTGGCCCTCCAGATCGCGGCGGCGCTGCTGGTGGTGGACCGGGACAAGCCGGTCGGGGAACTCGTCACCGAACTCTCAGAGTCCCGTGACCTGCTCGGCCATCTCAACGACGGCGAGCGCAGCGTCCGCGCGGCCTTCGACCTGTCGTACAAGCGCCTGCCGCCCGAGCAGGCGCGGCTGCTGCGTCTGCTGGCGCTGGTGCCGGGGCCGGATGCGGGTAACGAGGTCGTCGCCGTGCTTGTCGGGGCGGATGCTCCTCCGGTGCAGGACCTGGAGGCTCTGGTTCGCGTGCATCTCGTTGAGCGGGGGCGGGCGAGCGGGCGCTGTCGGTGGCGGTTGCATGACTTGGTGCGGGTGTTTGGGGTGGGTGTGATGGCGGGGGATGCGGGGTTGGTGGAGGAGGGAGAGGCGGCTCGGAGGCGGGTGCTGGGCTTCTATTACGGGTGGGCGGATGCGGCGGATGACTGGTTGCGGTGGTTGCCGGGGATGGCGGTGCCGGGGCGGTTCGGGGGGAGGGTGGAAGCGTTGGCGTGGCTGGATGGGGAACGGGCGGGTCTGGTGGCGGCGGTGGGGTGGGCGGAGCGGGAGCGGTTCGCGGGCACGGCGGTGCGGCTGGCCCTATGCCTGGCGGAATATCTGGACTGGCGGCGGTATTTCGACGACTGGGTCGTTGTGGGTCGGGCTGCGCTGGAGGCCGCTGGCCGTTCCGGGGACCGCACGGCCGAGGCCGACGCGTGGACCAACCTCGGCGTCGCCTTGCGGGTGGCGGGTCGGGTGGCGGAGGCGGTGGAGGCTCTCACTCGTGCCCGCGACCTGTCTCAGGCTGTCGGGGACCGCCACCGTGAGGCCGTCGCGTGGGGCAATCTCGGCATTGCCTTGCGGGAGGCGGGTCGGGTGGCGGAGGCGGTGGAGGCTCTCACTCGTGCCCGCGACCTGTCTCAGGCTGTCGGGGACCGCCACCGTGAGGCCGTCGCGTGGGGCAACCTCGGCGTCGCCCTGCACGAGGCGGGTCGGGTGGCGGAGGCGATCGACGCCCACACCCGGGCCCGCGACCTGTACCAGGTTGTCGGGGACCGCCACCATGAGGCCACCGCGTGGCACGGCCTCGGCGACGCCCTGGACGAGGCGGGCCGGGTGGCGGAGGCGGTCGAGGGGTACGGCAAGGCGCTGGAGGTCTACCGGGAGTTCGAGGACTGGTACCGGACGGGCCTGGTCCTGCACAGCCTCGCCCTCGTCCACGAGTCCGCCGGCCGTCTCGCCGAGGCCCGTGCCTGCTGGCTCCAGGCCGCCGACGCCTACACGCAGGCAGGCGACAACGCCGAAGCCGATGAGGCCCGCACCCGAGCCGAGCAACAGCAGTAG